In Erigeron canadensis isolate Cc75 chromosome 8, C_canadensis_v1, whole genome shotgun sequence, the DNA window ACGAACAAACTTATATATGCAAGAAATCTGGACAAGCCATACTCAAATAATTTGGTTAGTTTAACAAAGTAAAAGAATTCGCTAAATTCtaagttatataaaaactttataacAGCCAACAAAAAATGTTATGTTACTTGCTAGTAAGACGTTAGATTTACATGAACCATATAACATCAAACCGATACGCTTTCACAAAACTATACCGGCTAAGTTAAAAGATTTCCAATTATCTCACAATAAATATtgttatgggttcgatcctcatcccatgcaaagattggagggtcttttctaccatttaggtaaaaactggaagcagcctctctacttaggtagaggtaaggtctgcctacatcttaacctcccccatacatcgtcgaggtattggggctcaaaacccgcagaaggcggcactgagcagttacttacttatttactttttcACAATAAATATTGTTCCTTTTTTTAACCACAAAATGGTTATTGACACCTTGATTTCATCAATTGAACCTGCAATAGAAATCGTACTGATCATTCCTCGATATCGTATGGAAATTCCAAAGGTTTTAATGCCTGCAATTTCATTCACAAGACTAATTGTGTTGTATCAATACTAACAATAGATCGAAATATATGAACAAAGGAATAAGATGGCCAAAAGATTCTGTATTATTTCTTAACTTTCAATGAATAAAGTTACAAACTCTTGACCTTGATTTTTGTGAATACTTAAAAACAAAGTACGACAACTACTTTAAATAGATAAAGCTCAACAAAAAAACAGCAACAAACTAACGGTTATGGAGAACATGTAAAACCACCTTTCACACCTCGTTGACCTATTATTATGCAGGAAAAGAAATAGTCAATTAAACTTAATTAACCAAGTAAAAGACACGTTCTCTTAGCCACGTCATCCTTCATTCTCCCCCTGACGTGCTAAGGCTGGTTCAAGCATGCCCACcatctttttcatttcattgaACTTAATGCTTGGAAGCGGTTTTGTGAGAAAATCTGCCTTCTGCTCCTTCCCACTTACAAACTCAACCTCAATTAACCCTTCATCAACACATTCTCGAATAAAATGGTACTTGGTATCTATGTGCTTACTACGCCCATGGAACACCGGGTTTTTCATCAAAGCCAAAGCTGCTTCATTATCAACTAAAAGCTTAACACACTTTGGCTCCACACCGATTAGCTCACTGATGAAGTTTCACAGCCATAATGCTTGACACGAAGCTGCTGTAGCAGCCATAAATTCAGCTTCACAGGAGGAAAGAGCCACTGTTCTTTGCTTTTGAGATGACCATGTGATAATGTTACCTGAGAAATAGAAGATAGTTCTTGTCGTCCCTTTTCTTCCTTCTCTGTCATCACCAAAACTGTTATCGCTATAGTCAACGAGCTGCTCATCTCCCCCGACTCCATACTTCAAACTAGTCATCATGGTACCTTTCAAATACCTGAGAATGTGTTTAATCGCTGTTTCATGCGACTCCTTCGGTTTCTCCATATATCTACTCACCACTCCCACCGAGTAACACAGATCGGGTCGAGTGTGAAGTAGATAACGAAGACTCCCGATAATGCTTCGATACTAAGTTGGATCAACACATTTTCCATCTTCATCTTTGGTCAACTGAAGCTTGTTCTCCATAGGATAATGACTTGAGTTGCAATTCTCCATACCTGCCATCTTCAGAATATGTTTAGCATACCCAGCTTGCATGAGAGTAATACCAGCTGCATCTTGCTTTACTTCAATACCCAAATAGTATGATAGAAGACCCAAATCACTCATATCAAAACAAGTCTTCATCTTGGCTTTAAAACTGAGAATGTCCTTCTCTCTTGTACCTGTCacaataatatcatcaacatagaccccaaaattaacaataaatctCCACGCTTCATTGTATATATAGCCGGCTCATGAACACATTTCTTGAAACCGAGTTCTTTCAGGGTCTTATCAAGCTTCGAGTTCCAGGCCCTAGGCGCTTGCTTAAGCCCATGCAAGGCTTTATGCAACTTGAACACATGCCCTTCTTTGCCTTTGATTTCGAAACCTTCTGGTTGCGACACGTACACTTCCTCCCGAAGATTACCATTCAAGAAGGCTGACTTTACATCTAAGTGATGTACAAGCCACCCTCTCGAAGCTGCTAAAGCCAAGATTACCCGAACGCTTTCCATTCGAGCTACAGGTGCAAACgaatcttcaaaatcaactcctttaTGTTGGACATAGCCCTTTGCAACAACCCTTGCCTTGTGCTTTATCACATCCCCGTTTGCACCTCTATCACCTTTTTATCACCTTTTTATCATTAGGCAATCGGGTTAATGACCAAGTGTTATTCTTCACAATCGAATCCAACTCAGCTTCCATGGCTTTTTACCAATTCACATCTTTCAGGGCTTCTTTAACTCAAACAGGTTCTTCTTCAGCTAACAAGAGCCCCTCCTTTTCATACATGGCTTGCACTTCCTCATTCGTCATTGTTGGTGCACGTTTATTAACATCCTTGAGAAACTGATATCCTTGTACTCCAATTTTTTCAGATGATGAAACCCCACTGGGTGATAAATTAAATCTTGAAATTGGAGATGTGGTACCATGCGCTTGGGAGCTTGTATTTTCATTTGTTGTTGCATGTGAAACATCATGTGAACTTGTAAATTGAGACACACTCACAATTTTATTAGATAATGGAGTTTGGGGTTAGATGGGACCCCATCTACTCCCATGTTGCCAGTAGATAAACCACCACTATCATAATGTCTTGAAACATCACCATCATGCATGCCATCCCTTTGACTTGATAACCCATGTATATTACCAAAACCCATAAGATGGGAGAAAATTGTGCCATCTCCTGACAACCTTTCACATAATTCCCAATTCCAACCTAGCATCTCATCAAATAGTACATCTCTAGACACtacaatctttttttcttttggattgTATAATCTATAGGCTTTACTCCCTTTTTCCATCCCTACATAAACCATACGGCTACTTCTATCCTCTAGTTTGCTTACATGGGTTTTTATGTTCTTTACATAGGCCAAACAACCAAACACCTTTAAATACTTTACgtttggttttttctttttaaaaacctCAAATGGTGTTACATTCTTCACTACCTTTGTTGGAAGTCTGTTTAGAACAAACACAACATGTCTCACAGCCTTCCCCCACAACGAATCAGGAACATTCATCGACTTTAACATTGAACGAGTCATGTTCAAGACCGTTCGGTTTCGTCTCTCCACAACCCCATTTTGCTGTGGGGTATACGGGGCTGTTGTATGATTCCAAATTTTTGGTAACCCCTTAACGTAGTTCTTCCTACCCATCAATTCCAAATTATGAAAGTTGGCATGACCTAACCTTGCATGCCATACCCATGCATCCTCTTCAATTTTGGACAACAAACATGTGGGCTTTACTGCTTTTAAAGGAACCTTGTACAATCTATTTTCAGACCTTTCAACTTTCATGActagtctttttttttcatcataaagTCTTAGATAATTGCCATACATATCAACTCTATACTTTATTTCTGTCAACTGACCCAAACTTAAAATATTTGTGGTTAAAGATGGAATAAAGTATACCTCCCTTATCATGAGTTGATCCCCATTCTTACAGTGAAATAGCACAGTACCTTTTTCTTTGATTTCTACCTTAGACCCATCACCAAAACGGACCTTCCCGGTCACAGTTTCATCAAGATCAGCAAATACTTCCTTCAAACCCGTCATATGGTTGCTTGCACCATTGTCGAGATACCATAAACTCTTCTTAGACTCGTTCCAGTCACCATTCAATTCAGGAAACACCTTATTCTCGTTCAACAAAACCATAGATTCTGATTCTTCACCACACACAATCAACAAAAGTGTGGGTTCATCATCTTGGTCATCGGTAAGGTGCACCTCTTCATCTTGTTTCTTCTCTTGCTTGCATTCAGAGGCATAATGACCAAGATTCTGACAGTTAAAGCATTTTACATTGCTCTTATCTCGTTAACGGTTCCAACCACCGATATTTTGTGATGATCTGCTAACCCCACGGCCACCCCTTCCACGAGATGAACCTCTTCCCCTTGTTTCGATTCTAACCCCACGATTGGAGTTCAAGCCTCGACCACGATACCCACTAGACTTGTTGTATGCTTTGTCACCATTTTTGCCATCATTTTTTGGTGAACAACAAGGCCGACTCAGATGTACCAGTCCCTTGTCGAAGCTTCAAACGATCTTCATATGCCTTCAACCTTCCTATCACCTCATCGAAAGTCACCTCCTCCATTTTAATAAACTGTTCCGCGCCGGCCACCATTGGAATGAATTTATCAGTTACCGTATCGAACAATTTTCGCACCAATTCCTCATCTTCCAAAACCGCACCAAcaagtttatattttgatatcatagCCGACAACCTTCCACTATACTCATCAATAGTTTCTCCGTGTCGCATACGGAGTGCTTCAAACTCACTTTTGTACGTATGTAGGCGAGCCTTTTGCACACCTTCAACTCCTACATAACGCGTTTTGAACGACTCCCAAACCTCCTTCGCAGTTCTCTTCTTTGCCACTTGCAAGAGAATTTCTTCAGGGATTGCTTGAAATATAAATGCATGAGCTGTCTTGCTCTTCTTCGCATCAATGACAGCCCCTTCCTCGGGCTCTATCGTCTCCCAGAGCCCTTGTGCATCTAATATTGCTTCCATTTTAATGGACCATGTTGTGTAGTTTGTAGCTGTGAGAATTGGGACTTGGAAGCGTAAGGTTGTTTCTTTTGGTGGATTTGAGGAACTTGCGATTATGGACATGGTGTTAAACTTTGGATATTTTGGCGTATAACAATGATAGAGATAAAAGGAAAAAccttgctctgataccaaaatGTTGGATCAATACTAACAATAGATCGAAATATATTCACAAAAACCAAGGTCAAGAGTCTGTAACTTTATTCATTGAAAGTTAAGAAATAATACAAAATCTTTTGGCCATCTTGTTCCTTTGTTCATATATTTCGATCTATTGTTAGTATTGATCCAAAAAATTGGTCATATCATTAACAAAAAGCTAATGCCGTAAGAATGGTTACTAAATTATCCATCTTTCCCAATTTATCATGTTACACCTACTAAATATCTTCCAACTCAAAACTCTCCAATCTCTCCAAATTTCATCAATTTGGTGGAGACAATGTTACCAATCTCGGTGAAGTTTGTCAATATCCTTCACCAAAGATTTACCCAACTTTCTCACTCTCACCTCCCCTCTCTATCTCCCCGATGAACTTCACCAAATCACCTAGGGGGTTCCGCCGGTGATACTCGGCACCCAGATTTCAGCGCCAACAGTTTGCCGAGACCACTCCCTTCGCCCTATAATCCTAATGTCATGTATCCAAAATCGCAAACTTAATCTTGACTTATTACAACACAGAGTTTAatatgttggagtgtgatcattttattataaatcgcatgtccgggaataatttaagcctacggggtcacacgaaataacacggtaactcgataatattaattgatatattaaagtaatatattaattagtttgatcacagaataattaattaaacataattaaaggattaattatatttaactagttaaaaaggaggattaaaaatgtgaaaaattgGAAAATGGTTTTTGGGCCCTAATTCTATGGGGGCGGTTTGGATTAAGGCTTGCCTTAATTCtaacttgttttccaagaatgtttaacctaattatttcctatatatagagggcttaattctagGTTTTCATTGATTCTTTtatactttttcacataagcaaattctctcctttttcttccttgctttgaagtggccgaaaatCCTTCCTTTTgaggggtttcgactttgaagttgaaggttcaagcaaaaggtttgtttggtttgtgatcgagtactagcatacgttgttcggggtgtctagtatgcgatcgtagagaggtattgctttaaaccctaagcattaataataatcttgttattattatttttattggagcttgcataaggtacacgactcaattctagtctttgttaattaatttgattgcatatatgtttcgatttcttccgttgcgcttactcgtgattatatggttatttatgtgttcatattctaacagtggtatcagaaGCCACAtgtgtgatctattaattacaaagatcaaaacttgaagggggtttaagggttggttgattttaattaattgttatataattaaaagattgtttttcttttttttttaattaattaaatcagatcttgattaaataaaaattagggtttttatttaattaaagttttaaccttgttcaatgaatattgaaaccctcaagcaagttttgaattgtgaattgacatgatttatgtgatgaattgcaaAATTATGTatatcttgattatttaaagttgttaaataatagtaaaatcacaagaaattcatgcaaaattaattgtgattttactggatatatagagatatattttgcaaatcatgatgatccaataattagggttaattattagataattatgtgacaatgtgaatttttcgtgtaaattttctggtttgcgacagtttactaaaaaattcatatcttttaatagGTAATGAGCTAGAAGCCCAAATTTGGACTGTAGATTTtcgactcatagggctacaactttgtagttctggtcgaaatctgaatcggaccagaaacaggcttAAACTGCTCGTGAAGCTACtagaaatttccagtcagcatgtttttatgtgtttatgtgctaagtgttagttattttgtttaaaggcttacgcaatcaaggtaacttgatgcatgtggtcttCTTCTTtggaagggggagccgggtttaaacatatgcatgaaccatagtgaccatgtttaggtggcctaccttaacttattacttgattaagtagttcggaaattagtaagtttattaatttttgtattgtttataagttgggtgatgcaaaaattggtttttgaaataaacttgtctaagaactatcgaaatagagatttcattaataaaattggagtcttgcaaccttgagatacaccggctcacccatttgaacaaactctaagagaggtataagttgGAGTGCGCTAGCCTAGCCTtttaaaagggcgggtttttaattgcgttcatcgcaaacctttgcccttgcgcttctttgtgcgttcaaatggagctaccgagctctcttgtgttgtaagactatacaaatgattttattaaatattatgtttcgaagattatgcatgagtcttcaaacataaacctttgattcacatcaaatgcattacccatttaaagttaagtcaatgccacccactttgctaagaacacttgccagtgctttttgctctacgtgagacgtaggtgaattgtatctcttcaaggtagattaccactcgttgtgagatagcggtggactatctacatgttcttaattgggcgacctaaaacgagttaagaggtgagaccttaacccgtggcataagatgggacaaaacatgtttacaaaacacttaatacccctttacagtgttgttgtaagtcccataattctaggagttgcatgaatgcaattatcgattctcgattaccttttgaataccgtcatttctagcagatcaactgatgaaataattgtatgtcaagttggatcctagccttagtgaaagtaatttgttagatgaatttaacaagggtaaattacatttcttaaggattaattatcaaaaataccgataattgaacttttgtctgttttgaagatggcaacaacaaatccttctcaaaacatacaccaatcggctttcaggtcgatgctagaaaggaaaagactttctggagccaaacttcaatgactgggttcaagtcattgatgaACAGACATCGTTGTTCCGGGAGCGaatgcttcaacttgaaagttggctgcatacaatgctcgatatgatagacacaatgaggttgcttgtttaatgttggaaagcatgaataccgaccttcaaaagcaatttgatcattcatttccatgtgatatgctcactaaactcaagtctttgtactaaaagcaagccggagtggagttgttcgatctagttgatcaacttcatgacttgcgacacgagcatggaacatcggttagtcctcaAGTACTCCAGTTGAAGAGGCACTCATGGAcaattggaaaggttaaactatgcttatcatctgcatattactattggcatgaacctaaaaagcggattttttaggagttcgtgcgcaattgtaatatgcatagcattagtaaaaccacagctaaacttcatgtcatgttaattgagtatgagaaagagtttccaaggaaatctgctacatcccgagttcttatgatcaaggggggaaaggttcggaaagcaaaacaaccgtaagcaAAGGGCAAGAttttttggtaagagaaaacaagttgtgtttgtctcaaaactttaaaagacccttttggcaaaaggagcatatggctaaagtatctagctgagatGAATGCGAAAAATAAGCAAGTTGGTTCGGCAcgtgcttcaagtatcttcaaaatCGAACTATATGagttgttatacaaataataactcaatagcaaagagtcaagtttaacttggactctaactatctttgacattgtcatcttgtttaattttgtcaagaaaggcatttaaagacttcaaagggacggtgtcttacaatcaaatgatgaatcatttgataaatgcatggtTTTGACATTATCATTAACAAGAAATGCATTGGAAATCTTCGGTATGAAGAGatcttgcaatcaaatgatgaatcatttgataaattacGTGTTTTTGGGATTGTCTTTAGCAAGAAACACGTTGGAAATCTTCATAACGAAGggatcttgaaatcaaatgatgaatcatttgataaatgtgttgtcgttagcaagaaatgcatacttcaaattgaagggatcttaaaatcaaatgatgaatcatttgacaaaagATCGTTatatcaaatgatgaatcatttgacaaatgcatgccttgtggtttcggcaagatgacaagaataccttttctgcataaaaccggagagggctaaggaattacttggactaatacattcagatgtatgtagcccatttaggcatgtgtcaaggaaaagctagctacttcatcatttttatgaatgatttcagtcattatggttatgtttaattgctttaacataaacatgaagtctttgagatattcaatgaatttaaaagtgaagtagagaatcaactcaatagaaccatcaagattcttcgttcggatcgagataaagaatacttaagccaaaagtttaaggatcatctaaaagcttgtggatttatccaagagcttactcctatataagggtatatgtgaaaggagaaatcgaaccttgttgaacatggtaAGATAAACGTTGAACCTTAAGACTCTctcatttcattttgggattatgctttagagattgctgcatgcattctcaatatggttccaaccaagaaggttgacaagacaccgcatgaattgtggcatggaaagtgttcctaagttgtcttacttaaaggtctggggatgtgaggcactcgtgaaacgagacacgcctgacaaacttgagtccagatctgtcaagtgcatctttgtaggacacccgaaggaaacgatgggttactacttctactttcctgcCGGAAACATTGTTAAAGTATTTTTGATTTgctgagttccttgaaaggaaactcatatctcaagaagacagtgggaggattgttgaacttgatgagcatcaagaagatgtgtcaacttctaaagatactagcaatcttcaacttgggggggaaatgttcaaagagatgaatctctaagtgaactacaagttgaagataaagcgattccagttcgtaggtcctcaaggacaatacgtgctcgtgaaaggttaaatcttatgattgagtctgaagaacacgtagtaggagatttgaatgaacctcctaatttcaatgctgcattatcagatccggaatctgacaaatggcttgaagctgcgaatgtggaaataaaatccatgaaagacaatcaagtctggagcttggttgatcttccaccaaatggtagaaccgttgggtgcaagtggatcttcaagatgaagaccgacatggatggaaatatacacacctataaagctcgtcttgtggcgaaaggttatactcaactctttggagttgattatgaggaaaccttttctccggttgcagacattagagctattaagATCATCTTAGctatagcagcgtactatgactttgagatatggcaaatggatgtcaaaaccgctttcttgaatggttttctagacgaggaagtctatatggtacaaccagaaggttttgtcaaccctaaatatcccaacaaagtatgcaaacttcaaaggtccatttatggactaaagcaagcatca includes these proteins:
- the LOC122610203 gene encoding uncharacterized protein LOC122610203 encodes the protein MEKPKESHETAIKHILRYLKGTMMTSLKYGVGGDEQLVDYSDNSFGDDREGRKGTTRTIFYFSALALMKNPVFHGRSKHIDTKYHFIRECVDEGLIEVEFVSGKEQKADFLTKPLPSIKFNEMKKMVGMLEPALARQGENEG